A portion of the Salminus brasiliensis chromosome 11, fSalBra1.hap2, whole genome shotgun sequence genome contains these proteins:
- the pitpnaa gene encoding phosphatidylinositol transfer protein, alpha a, with amino-acid sequence MLIKEFRVVLPISVEEYQVGQLYSVAEASKNETGGGEGVEVLKNEPYEKEDGEKGQYTHKIYHLQSKVPTFVRMLAPSSALNIHEKAWNAYPYCRTVLTNEYMKDNFMIMIETWHKPDLGDQENVHKLDPETWKKVEVVYIDIADKSQVDAKDYKPEEDPATFKSVKTGRGPLGPEWRKELPQKTDCPHMCAYKLVTVKFKWFGLQNKVEGFIHKQEKRLFTNFHRQLFCWLDRWIGLTMEDIRRMEEETQKELDKMREKDPVKGMSASDD; translated from the exons CCGAGTTGTCCTTCCTATTTCCGTTGAAGAG TACCAAGTAGGCCAGCTGTACTCCGTAGCTGAGGCCAGTAAAAATGAGACCGGGGGAGGAGAAGGGGTGGAGGTGCTAAAGAATGAACCCTATGAGAAGGAGGATGGGGAAAagggacagtacacacacaAGATCTACCACTTGCAGAG TAAAGTACCGACATTTGTGCGAATGCTGGCTCCATCTAGTGCTCTAAATATCCATGAAAAGGCCTGGAATGCTTACCCGTACTGTCGCACAG TGCTCACA AATGAGTACATGAAGGATAATTTTATGATCATGATTGAGACATGGCATAAGCCTGACCTCGGTGACCAGGAAAAT GTACATAAACTTGATCCTGAAACGTGGAAGAAGGTTGAGGTTGTTTACATTGATATTGCAGACAAGAGTCAAGTAGATGCTAAG GACTATAAACCAGAGGAGGATCCAGCCACATTTAAGTCTGTAAAGACTGGAAGGGGACCTTTAGGGCCTGAATGGAGA AAAGAGCTTCCTCAGAAGACGGACTGTCCTCACATGTGTGCCTATAAGCTTGTCACTGTCAAGTTCAAGTGGTTTGGCCTGCAGAACAAAGTGGAGGGCTTTATCCACAAG CAAGAGAAGCGTCTGTTTACCAACTTCCACAGGCAGCTCTTCTGTTGGTTGGATAGATGGATTGGTTTGACAATGGAAGACATTCGACGGATGGAAGAGGAGACGCAAAAGGAACTCGATAag atgcgagaaAAGGACCCAGTGAAAGGGATGTCTGCCTCAGATGACTAA